The Theropithecus gelada isolate Dixy chromosome 11, Tgel_1.0, whole genome shotgun sequence genome includes a region encoding these proteins:
- the SDSL gene encoding serine dehydratase-like codes for MDGPVAERAKQEPFHVVTPLLESWALSQVAGMPIFLKCENVQPSGSFKIRGIGHFCQEMAKKGCRHLVCSSGGNAGIAAAYAARKLGIPATVVLPESTSLQVVQRLQGEGAEVQLTGKVWDEANLRAQELAKRDGWVHVSPFDHPLIWKGHASLVQELKAVLRTPPGALVLAVGGGGLLAGVVAGLLEVGWQHVPIIAMETHGAHCFNAAVMAGKLVTLPDITSVAKSLGAKTVAARALECMRVCEIHSEVVEDAEAVSAVQQFLDDERMLVEPACGAALAAIYSGLLGRLQAKGCLPPSLTSVVVIVCGGNNINSRGLQALKTHLGQV; via the exons ATGGATGGCCCTGTGGCGGAGCGTGCCAAGCAGGAGCCCTTCCACGTGGTCACACCTCTGTTGGAGAGCTGGGCACTGTCCCAGGTGGCTGGCATGCCTATCTTCCTCAAGTGTGAGAATGTGCAGCCCAGTGGCTCCTTCAAGATTCGGGGCATCGGGCATTTCTGCCAGGAG ATGGCCAAGAAGGGATGTAGACACCTGGTGTGCTCCTCAG GAGGTAACGCGGGCATCGCTGCTGCCTATGCTGCTAGGAAGCTGGGCATCCCTGCCACCGTCGTGCTCCCCGAGAGCACCTCCCTGCAGGTGGTGCAGAGACTGCAGGGGGAGGGGGCCGAGGTTCAGCTGACTGGAAAG GTCTGGGACGAGGCCAATCTGAGGGCACAAGAGTTGGCCAAGAGGGACGGCTGGGTGCATGTCTCCCCGTTTGACCACCCCCTAATATG GAAAGGCCACGCCAGCCTAGTGCAGGAGCTGAAGGCGGTGCTGAGGACCCCACCAGGTGCCCTGGTGCTGGCAGTCGGGGGTGGGGGGCTCCTGGCTGGGGTGGTGGCTGGCCTGCTGGAGGTGGGCTGGCAGCATGTACCCATCATTGCCATGGAGACCCATGGGGCACACTGCTTCAATGCGGCCGTCATGGCCGGCAAGCTGGTCACACTTCCAGACATCACCAG TGTGGCCAAGAGCCTGGGTGCCAAGACGGTGGCCGCTCGGGCCCTGGAGTGCATGCGTGTGTGCGAGATCCACTCTGAAGTGGTGGAGGACGCCGAGGCTGTGAGCGCTGTGCAGCAGTTTCTGG ATGATGAGCGTATGCTGGTGGAGCCTGCCTGTGGGGCAGCCTTAGCAGCCATCTACTCAGGCCTCCTGGGGAGGCTCCAGGCCAAGGGCTGCCTGCCGCCTTCCCTGACTTCAGTTGTGGTCATTGTGTGTGGAGGTAACAACATCAACAGCCGAGGGCTGCAGGCTCTGAAAACCCACCTGGGCCAGGTGTGA